The genomic interval ATGACCACCCCGCATCGAGTAGTGTACTAGACAGGTAGTACAGTAGGCATGTCAGACAAAGTTGTCAAATCTTTTTTCGAAGATTTGTTCCTCATAGCCCCTCGTCTCTCGTCACCAAGGTCCCGCATGAACGCGTCCAGGAATTTTCTCGTTACCAAGCTCCCGCTTGGTAACGAGAGGCGACCGTGTTGCACGTCTTGCAAGAAACCGGCCAAAGTCCCTCCCGCACATTTGCGATCTGGAGAAAGCATGGTCATCGTTCACAGGCCAGGGACTGGCTCATTGGATTCCCTCGTTACCAAGCTCCCCCTTGGTAACGCCTCTCGTGCCGATTGCAATCGGGCGAATGGAACGACACGGACAGGAGACTAGGGTCATCGTCGAACTCCGAACCAACAAGTTTCGCATGGTGATGATCGGAACGTTTGTCCTGATTTGGTTCCTGATCTGGATCTCGATCCTCACACAGTCCCCTGACAGCTTCACCCCGTTTAATGTGGGTTTACCGATCGGCATGTTGCTGATTTTGGGATTGTCCAGAATGTTCGGTGCGGACATCGTGAGAAAGGAATACACCGAAGCATTTCAACAAGTGTTCGGTGTCGACGGGATTGAACAGGACTTCGTCGTCCCAACGAGAGATCAGTCTGGAAATTGGTAACCGCTCGCAGTCCGAAGCGAGCGGGACAAGCACATTTCCCGGGTTTATGGGAATCCACAGTCCATCGACCCGAGCAATCCTTCCGCTGGCCGGGTACAGTCCTAGCTTTGTGTTGGTCTTGGGAGCGGTCAATACCGCGGCAGTCCTCAACTGGTCGGTGCGTCTGAACGCCATCCACGCTCGACTCAATATCCAGGCCACTTCGTGCTTGAGGCGTCATACTGCGAGATCGTGGTTTCGATCGTCCCGTATTCCTGTCGTGACTTGTTCTCGGTCGAGGGCAACGAGGCACACCCCGAGACGATTGTCAGGAACAGAATGGCTCGCAAGAAATCAATGGACTTGGTTCGCATCACACGTGCCCGCCACGATCAGTTTCGGAACAGGATCAAATCGCCATCGCGACTTCTATCGAGGGATCGAGACCGACATCAAGACGGCTTGGATATCGCCGGACCAAACCAGTTTCATCGGTAATCGCACTCGCCATGTGAAAATCGCTACACAGCAGATGTTTTGGCAATCAACATAGCCCTGATACTCGCGATAGGAATCGAGTCACTTGTGGTGAAGCCACCGACAATCGGCGATTCCTGCAGGTGCGGTCGACGGAAAAGGGTAGGTCGCCAGAAATCCGTTGTGGATTGACGGTTAAAAAACAAGGCCCTAAACAAGACGCTTTGTCATGCTTATCGTATACTGCGACCTCAGAATGAATGCGCTTGCATCTCACCGGAAGCCGTTCGATGTCCCCGCCAATCAACCATCGCTCACTCGCCATGCGTCGCGCCGCGGCATTCGTGCTGATCGTCCTGTTGAGTCTCGGACTGCCGCTAGCCGTCGTCGGCTGGTCAGTTTATTACGCGATGTCCGGAAAACCGCTCGGACACCCGACCGGGCGTGAGACCACCTACAATGGTCCATTACACCCGGGAGCATTCAACGATCACCAACTTTGGTTTACCGCGCGACGATACGTCAATCGGGCATACGCCGCGCCAGTCGCTGCGCAGATTCAGCAAATGGACATTCAGACGGGGGAAACCCGGAATGTGGGAACGGAGGCCACCAATCTGTATTACATCCCGTTACTTTTGAATAAAGAACTCTATGCCTTTGGACAGGCGATCTTCCTCAAGGTCGACGGCGATTTTCGGAAGGTCGCCGATTTGCCAGAGCGACACACCAGTTTCTTTTCGAGCTTCTTTTCCTATGAAGGGCACCTGACCACGGTGATGGAAACGAAGCAGGGGCAGTTCCGACTGCAACACCTCATCGACGGCCAATGGGTTGAGGGCCCTACGATCCGGCTGCCCCCACGAGGAAGTCAATGGCGGGATGACCCGCAAACTGGCATCCAATTGAGACCGCCAAAGCGATCGCAGCAAACAGCCTCGTCCCGAAATCAGTATTGGCTGATTGCGATCGAATTCAGGGGACAAATCCATCTGTTTGTTCGCGAGCTTAACGGTCACTTTTCCGCCTACCGGCAAGGCTTTGATTTTGTTGCTGACAAACACGATGTTGCATCCGCCTCATCACCAGAGAACCTCACCCCGACGCCCTCTGATCACAATGCGAATGGCTGGGAACCGATTCGTCCGATCAAAAATCTTGTGGATTCCGGCGACGACACCCCTCCGAACGGCTCCCCGCAGTACGATCCCAATTTTCTCCTTGGCCGAGACGACCAGATCTGGGCAGAAATGCGCTGTGATCACGACGGTCCCATCGTGATTTCCGATGTCGCGATGGGACGCATGGTACGGCGGAACCGATCCGGACATTGGATCGATCTCGAGGGTTTCAACGAGCCGAGTGAGGAAGCCTATTTCAGTCGCACGATCCTGGTCGATCAAGCAGACGGAGTTGCCTACCTTCTCGATCAGAATTTTCAGTGGAACAGCGCAGCACTTCACCGAATCGAGGGAAATGTGGTCGGCCCCCCACAGATCCTTTCACAAGGTGTCTTTGCGGCCTACCTCGCCCGATGGCGACAGATCTTCGCCGGAGTCTGCTTCGCATGGCTGCTGCATCTCGGTCTGTTGGTCAGCGGCACCACTTGGTTACTTCGTGGTCGACAATCCGGTGATTACGCGTTCGGTCAGCAACAAGTGCAACTCGCTTCGCCCACGCGACGCGCTCTGGCAAAAGCGATCGACCTGCTACTGCTCGCGGGTTCGATCACTCTGCTCGCGAAATTACAAATCACGCTCTTCAGGATTGAGCTGCCGCCGGTCAGCGAAGAGATCATTTCCAACCACCTGTTCGCTTACGAAAATGCCCTGTTTTGGGGAACGCGAAATGGGTGGCCTGAATTCCAACAACAATTCCAAAATGCCGTTCTGTCGTCGATCGAAGCAATCCACTCGTTCATAGTCCTTCGCCGAACCAGTTTGACGACGGCCGCTCTCGAACTTCTCGTTCTGCTGGGGTTCATGGTGGTCATCGAAGGCCGTTTTGGCTTCACTCCCGGCAAGTGGCTGCTACGAATTCAGACGCTCCGTTCAACATTACGGCCCTGCGCGTTCACCCACGCACTGCTGCGCACGGTGATCGACTGGTTCGACGCCCCTTTCTTGCTCACACCGATCCCAGCCCTACTCAGCATGACAATGTCCGCCAGCCGACAACGTCTGGGCGACCGGCTCGCCGATACGCTCGTCGTGAATGTCGATTCGAATCAATCGACGATGCCGGGCAGAGCAATTCCAGAACAGAATCTGTCCCCAGCCGCTCAACCAAGTGGCATCACGACTAACGAGAGATCGCATTTCACCGGTCGGTCGGCGAGTTCACCCGAATTCGATAACCCGCGTCTTTGGGTTCTTTCCCTTCAATGTCGCCTCCGTCGTCTGTCTGGTCGTAACCAAGACTCCAGATCACCACATCCCCGTTAACCTCATGACGGTAGTTCATGGGTGCCCCGGAGGGACTCATCGGATCAAACGGCACGGCATCCAAAAATTCGGGAACCAACTGCTGCAGGCTGGCGGGAAACTCGTGATGAACTCGTTGGAATTCCTGAGCCGCCAGCACCAGATCGATCATCGACACATGGGCCTCCCCAAATCGGTGGGCTCGATCCAGATCGGATGGGTGGGCCTTTTGTGGCCCGAGATCCGTAAACAGCTCAATCTCGATCAGGTGTTGACCCAATGGGCTCTGCAATGTTCCGACAAGTTGCTCGGCTTTCAATTGCCCCCAAACGTGACGCTGTTCGGGATCAAGCTCGAAGACCATCGGATACTCCGGACGCAATGCACTCCGACGACGATGCAGCGGCAGGTCGATCTGATCCAGATTGTTCACCATAAGCTGACGACAAAGCCGCATTGAAACGTCAGGCTGACCAATCGTCCACAAATAAAACCGTTTCCCAATCAACAAGGTTTGTTCGTGCAACGACGCGGTTTCCCACTGGGGATACAGAAGATTCGGAAAGTAGTCGCGTTCGGTCGTATTCTTGATCATGAAATAGTCCACCTTCATCACGTCGGATGGCATCATTCGCGTGGATGCATCTTGGGCCAGTTCTACGCGAGCCGCTCGCAATCGTTCCGCGGTTAACGAAGGATGACCGGCCCATTCCGCGATCGCGAAGTAGGTCTGGGTCCGGATCGAGCGGCCACTCCCATTGGCAACCGTCACGCCGGGCTTCTGCGCATGCCCAGCACAACGCAGGGCCGTGCGATACCATTTCCAAGCCTGCTCCAACTCGCCAGATCGCTGGCATCGCAGGGCCACCGCCACGGGAAGCCTGGCCAGCGTGCGCAGATTCTGGAGAGGCGCGATATGCACGTTGAAATGGATGACTTTCGGCGAAATCCATTGCGCTCGTTCCATCTCACTGGCGCGTTCGAACTGCGCAAGAATGTTCTCATGAGACGCAAACCATTGATCGAGACGTTCATCCCATTGAGGATCATACGCTCTGGTCGCTTGATCAACCGCACCTAACAACCAGGCGTTCGACTTGGTCCCCAGCGCCTGAAACACGACGGCATACGCCGTAAACGCATCGTCATTTGTGGGCACTTCGACGCCAATCACGTCGTCCACCACAAACGGCAACGCCACGTCGGGTACCTGCCAAAGACAGATCCAACGCACCACGAAGGGACACAACAGCATGGACACGACGATCGCGACCAACCACCTTCGCGTCGACCAATTCCACGGTTTCCACCATCCGCGGCGAACGGAATAGACCATCACAAGCACCACGAGAGAGACGTCTTGACTGAGACGTCGCTCAACATAGCGGTTCTTCAACAGCCATCGCAATTGATCGTCCGGTGTTCGCGCAGAGGGACTGATGGCCGACATTCACAATCCGAAGGGAGGGGGACAGGCACAATTTCCCGATTGATTGGAATTCACCGTCCATCGCGCCCGAGTCATTCTTCCCATTGCCGCGGGAAAATGAGTCAGTCCCCAGCCTGTGAGCGACATTGAGGAATTGAAACGGGTCCGCACCAAGAAGACGCCACGTCTTGAATCGCCCCCGCGCGATCGTTAACCTCAACCTGCGAGCGTTCACGTCTCGTCTCGGGTTGTCCACCCATCGATATTCAACAATGACGGTCACTCCGTTTCCACAGAAAAGGTTTCATGTCGTCATCAACGAACCAGACGAGACCCTGGTCGGCTCGCAAGATTGCGTTCGCGGCAATCGCTGGCCTGAGCCTCTATCTGCCCAGCCTTGTCGCATCGTGGTCGTTCACAAACGCGTTTGCAGGACTTCGCGCAGAGGCACGTCTGACCGAACGCAAGATCTTCGGCATGAACTGCATCAAAGAGGGACAAGCCTGGTTCATTTCCTCCCAGCGAAAAGAACATGCGTCGAGCTTTGAGTATTCAATCAAGCGAATCGATCTCAAAACCGGCGTCATCCACGAGACGGGTTTTCCAAAGTCCGACCAAAGCCGGGGCGTGCTTGTCATCGGAAATGAACTCTACATCATTAACTCCCGTGACATCTTTAAAGTCGTCGATGATCAGCTCACCTTAATCCCGATCGGCAGCTTTCCACCGCCGTCCACAAAGTCCTGCTCCAATCTGTTTCGATTCGATGACAAACTGACACTCATCTCGCGGCAGGACCAAGCACGGTTTCGATTGATTCATCTCGTCGACGGCGACTGGATCGAGGGCCCAGAGATACTGATGCCAACTGAAAGTCAAATTTGGAGCGACGAGCCAGAGTTTGTCCAATCAGTGCAGGACGCCGATCCGAAAGTCGAAAACGATCAGTCCCTCTTTCTCAATGTCGTTCAAGACAAGCAAGGCGTGATTCTGTTCTTAACGTCCAATTGGAGAGCGCATCCCACCTTTGGAGCCTTCAAAACCCGCCATCTCGTTCGTCGCGGCTTCCCGTTGGTCGAAAATCAGGACAATGCGCCGCCGGCGCGACACTCTGATCAACCGACACCTGACGCCACAGACTGGGAACTCACCACCACGATGATGCCAAATGGCAAATCCGCCAGACTCAACGTCTCGATTCAGTCCATTGAATCCGATGCGAATGGACCGTTACTGAGCTTTTCAGGACTGAACTCCCAAAGGATGTTTGCGACCACCCGAATTTGTCGCCGCGGCGCGGATGGGCAACTTCGGGATCTGGACGGCCTGAACCCCGACACCAACTGCCTGACCGTTGTTGATCCGTCCGATGGCACGGCATACCTCATCGAAGAATTGGCGGACCACTGGAATTCGGTGGCGTTTCGCCGAATCGTCGGTGATACGATCCAGCCGGCGTTCTTGTCCTTCGGCGGTGGGGCAGGGGCCTACATCGTGCGATGGCAATACCTGCTCGCGGGGCTGCTTGTCGCCTGGATGCTGCACTATCTGATCATGCTTGTCGCGTCGGCATGCCTCGCGATTGACGTACCACGCTCCCGTTATGAATGTGACATGCATACGGCCACGATTGCCCCCATCTGGAGACGCGTCGGCGGAGCGACAATCGATCTGCTGGTTTTCGTCGTCACGCTGATTGCCGTGTGGTACGGGCTGACCGCCGTCTCGGGAGTTCCCTGGACGGATGCCGACGACGTACGTACTGCGGATCAACTGAATGAAATTCACTATTTCACAGAAGCGTGCCTGGGGATGGTGAATCGAATGGAACTGGTCTCTGATCGTTACCTCGAACAGATGCTCACCACGATGACTCGATCCCTCTCAGACGGAGCCGGATTTTACGCCAGGTGGATCGGTTTGGCACTGGTCGTCTGCGGGTTCAAATGGATCGTTGAGGCCTACCGCGGGATCACTTTGGGGAAGTGGCTTTTCGGGACGCGAACGGCAAGCTCCACATTGACTCACCCTGGATTACTCGGAGTGAGCCTCCGCACCGCCCTGTGCCCGTTCGACTTCTTCTTCCTCCTGACGCCCATTCCGGCAATCGCCTTCATGTGGCTCTCAAGCCAACATCGCCGCCTGGGAGACCATTGCGCCGACACCATCGTGATTCGCGCCGGCTCGATTCGCACTGCAGACTGGTATCGTGAATCCCTCGAGACACAATGACATGTCCGTAACGCTGCAAGAGATTGCAGACCTCACATCCTCGTTTGTTGGAGTTACTCACAATGATCGCTCCTGACAAGCCAATGGTATCGATCACGACCGAACCTCTTATCATTGAGAAACAATCCGAATTGTTGAACTGGGTGCGACGGCTCCAGGTGATCGCAGGCTATTTGATCATCAGTAGCGTGACGATTCCGTTTGCGGGCCGCTACTGGTATGGCGAATTACCCATTCTCGCCCTGATTCAACTCCCCAAACTCTTGCCCGCAGAGTGGCTGCGAACGCATGTTGTGATGCCACTCATCCGCGCGCTCGGGATGTCTGCAGGTTCATTTTCGCCAGACTACCTCATGGCCAGGCCGTACGCATTACTGCTGTCCTACTTGATTCCCGCCGTCATCCTCGCGGGATTACTGGCCACCAGCCACCCACCCGGCAGGACCATCTGGCGATGGTATTTCATCGTGGTTGTCCTGATGACGATTGACGGTATGGTCATGCTCGCTTTCGGCAACACTCGGACTTTTACGATGTATTAACCTCGTGTTGAAGCAACGAAGTACAGACTGGGCGGGGCGGGGCTAGTGAAATAGGGGCGTCTTCGGTCACGAGTCTTCCAATCCTTTGGAAGATTGGTTCGAGTTGGTCCTGACACAATACGCAAAGATCGTATGATTCGAGATGGTGTCAGCAGGCGGCCGATCATGAATCGCGTCACCCGACACAGACCGGGGACTGGCTCATTTTCCCGCAGTAAAGGGAAAGATGACCCTCGTCGATGCACTGTGAATTCCAATAGAACCGGGAAAGTGTGACTGTCCCTCTCTCTTCGGACAGTATTCGGTTA from Schlesneria paludicola DSM 18645 carries:
- a CDS encoding RDD family protein; the encoded protein is MSSSTNQTRPWSARKIAFAAIAGLSLYLPSLVASWSFTNAFAGLRAEARLTERKIFGMNCIKEGQAWFISSQRKEHASSFEYSIKRIDLKTGVIHETGFPKSDQSRGVLVIGNELYIINSRDIFKVVDDQLTLIPIGSFPPPSTKSCSNLFRFDDKLTLISRQDQARFRLIHLVDGDWIEGPEILMPTESQIWSDEPEFVQSVQDADPKVENDQSLFLNVVQDKQGVILFLTSNWRAHPTFGAFKTRHLVRRGFPLVENQDNAPPARHSDQPTPDATDWELTTTMMPNGKSARLNVSIQSIESDANGPLLSFSGLNSQRMFATTRICRRGADGQLRDLDGLNPDTNCLTVVDPSDGTAYLIEELADHWNSVAFRRIVGDTIQPAFLSFGGGAGAYIVRWQYLLAGLLVAWMLHYLIMLVASACLAIDVPRSRYECDMHTATIAPIWRRVGGATIDLLVFVVTLIAVWYGLTAVSGVPWTDADDVRTADQLNEIHYFTEACLGMVNRMELVSDRYLEQMLTTMTRSLSDGAGFYARWIGLALVVCGFKWIVEAYRGITLGKWLFGTRTASSTLTHPGLLGVSLRTALCPFDFFFLLTPIPAIAFMWLSSQHRRLGDHCADTIVIRAGSIRTADWYRESLETQ
- a CDS encoding RDD family protein; amino-acid sequence: MSPPINHRSLAMRRAAAFVLIVLLSLGLPLAVVGWSVYYAMSGKPLGHPTGRETTYNGPLHPGAFNDHQLWFTARRYVNRAYAAPVAAQIQQMDIQTGETRNVGTEATNLYYIPLLLNKELYAFGQAIFLKVDGDFRKVADLPERHTSFFSSFFSYEGHLTTVMETKQGQFRLQHLIDGQWVEGPTIRLPPRGSQWRDDPQTGIQLRPPKRSQQTASSRNQYWLIAIEFRGQIHLFVRELNGHFSAYRQGFDFVADKHDVASASSPENLTPTPSDHNANGWEPIRPIKNLVDSGDDTPPNGSPQYDPNFLLGRDDQIWAEMRCDHDGPIVISDVAMGRMVRRNRSGHWIDLEGFNEPSEEAYFSRTILVDQADGVAYLLDQNFQWNSAALHRIEGNVVGPPQILSQGVFAAYLARWRQIFAGVCFAWLLHLGLLVSGTTWLLRGRQSGDYAFGQQQVQLASPTRRALAKAIDLLLLAGSITLLAKLQITLFRIELPPVSEEIISNHLFAYENALFWGTRNGWPEFQQQFQNAVLSSIEAIHSFIVLRRTSLTTAALELLVLLGFMVVIEGRFGFTPGKWLLRIQTLRSTLRPCAFTHALLRTVIDWFDAPFLLTPIPALLSMTMSASRQRLGDRLADTLVVNVDSNQSTMPGRAIPEQNLSPAAQPSGITTNERSHFTGRSASSPEFDNPRLWVLSLQCRLRRLSGRNQDSRSPHPR